Proteins encoded within one genomic window of Nitrospina gracilis 3/211:
- a CDS encoding anti-sigma factor family protein, translated as MICCKECIDLLYDYLEGALSEEAASALEEHFQDCPPCIAFLNTYKSTSDLCRETMGKIEIPEVVQAKLRDFIKENTSKA; from the coding sequence ATGATCTGCTGTAAGGAATGCATCGATTTGCTGTACGACTACCTGGAAGGGGCGCTGAGTGAAGAGGCTGCAAGCGCACTGGAAGAACACTTTCAGGACTGCCCTCCCTGCATCGCTTTCCTCAACACGTACAAATCCACCAGTGACCTGTGCCGGGAGACCATGGGAAAGATTGAAATCCCCGAAGTGGTCCAGGCCAAGCTGCGGGATTTCATAAAGGAAAACACCTCCAAAGCCTGA
- a CDS encoding peptidoglycan recognition protein family protein, protein MQDTTPSQVIVACGRTVDIDSPVVLWNHAGGFRCPHPRGRASCHQHPAELNDAPTQPFDAYRIADPDRAYEELTQTVHQLVLHYDVCYTSRHCHEVLQKSAFMGSHFYLDLDGTLYQTCDLYWKTNTAPADDRKGNERAIHVEMANLSWQARAEESDLYRAEKDAYVKQGTHWRLQLPQAYRNTLRTPGFVARPARTYGQRGYFSRRVNGRMVRMWDFTEQQYEALIRLCFGVHALLPGIGLKVPFDKNTGRTPLSRLRNFATFRGILGHFHVQAGTTPGVKCKYDPGSAFDWGRVRRALETQQQTTRLGNASR, encoded by the coding sequence ATGCAAGACACCACCCCCAGTCAAGTCATCGTCGCCTGCGGCCGAACCGTGGATATCGACTCGCCGGTCGTGTTGTGGAACCACGCGGGCGGGTTTCGCTGTCCTCATCCGCGCGGACGCGCTTCGTGTCATCAACATCCTGCGGAACTGAATGACGCACCAACACAGCCTTTCGACGCCTACCGGATCGCCGATCCTGATCGTGCTTACGAGGAACTCACACAAACGGTGCACCAGTTGGTCCTGCATTACGACGTGTGCTACACCTCCCGCCACTGCCATGAAGTGCTCCAGAAAAGCGCGTTCATGGGAAGCCATTTTTATCTCGACCTCGACGGCACGCTCTACCAGACCTGCGATCTGTACTGGAAAACCAACACGGCTCCCGCCGACGACCGCAAAGGCAACGAACGCGCCATCCATGTGGAAATGGCGAACCTCTCGTGGCAGGCCCGGGCGGAGGAGTCCGACCTTTACCGCGCCGAGAAGGATGCCTACGTGAAGCAGGGGACACACTGGCGGTTGCAGTTGCCGCAGGCGTACCGGAACACGCTTCGCACTCCCGGTTTTGTGGCCAGGCCGGCCAGAACGTACGGCCAACGGGGTTATTTCAGCCGCAGGGTCAACGGCAGGATGGTACGCATGTGGGATTTCACGGAGCAGCAGTACGAGGCGCTCATTCGGTTGTGTTTCGGAGTCCACGCCCTGCTACCGGGTATTGGCTTGAAGGTGCCCTTCGACAAAAATACAGGTAGAACGCCGCTCTCCCGCCTGCGCAATTTCGCCACCTTTCGCGGAATTCTTGGCCATTTTCACGTTCAGGCGGGCACCACCCCCGGCGTCAAATGCAAATACGACCCCGGATCCGCCTTCGACTGGGGCCGGGTCCGGCGCGCACTGGAAACGCAGCAACAAACAACACGGCTTGGCAACGCTTCCCGGTAA
- a CDS encoding DUF6178 family protein gives MQSLFQVGYAALMRLKWEGEKLLKENGRLVEYVLPSGLVDHFAAIVDRFPKIGVLVQEGDEIAETNVQWAHPRALEDLALMEDFLIKTRFYVRLAKQGFNLDEKRIEKLKDQCTHPASVDDINIIVLTTTALAQSTLFGHLACDPLPEVAAKTFLQTVFVHNIHADDPHTVDEDKVAAFRDTLLGTSMAWSDEDRASLEQLLKDAVANLEHHFGRLNLKEKIDWKFTRGLLLQ, from the coding sequence ATGCAGTCGCTGTTCCAGGTGGGGTACGCGGCGCTTATGCGGCTCAAGTGGGAAGGCGAGAAGCTGCTCAAGGAAAACGGACGGCTGGTGGAGTACGTGTTGCCTTCGGGCCTGGTCGATCACTTCGCCGCGATCGTGGACCGCTTCCCGAAAATCGGCGTGCTGGTGCAGGAGGGCGACGAGATCGCCGAAACCAACGTCCAGTGGGCTCACCCGCGCGCGCTGGAAGACCTCGCTCTCATGGAAGATTTCCTGATAAAAACCCGGTTTTACGTGCGGCTGGCCAAGCAGGGATTCAATCTGGATGAAAAACGCATCGAAAAATTGAAGGACCAGTGCACGCATCCCGCGTCCGTCGACGACATCAATATAATTGTTTTGACCACCACAGCGCTGGCGCAGTCCACGCTGTTTGGTCATCTGGCGTGCGACCCCCTGCCGGAGGTGGCTGCGAAAACGTTTTTGCAAACCGTGTTCGTCCACAACATCCATGCCGACGACCCGCACACCGTGGACGAGGACAAGGTGGCGGCCTTCCGGGACACGCTTTTGGGCACTTCGATGGCGTGGAGCGACGAGGACCGGGCTTCCCTCGAGCAGTTGCTGAAAGATGCGGTCGCCAACCTGGAACACCATTTCGGCAGGCTGAACCTGAAGGAGAAGATCGATTGGAAATTCACCCGCGGCCTGCTTTTGCAGTGA
- a CDS encoding NAD(+)/NADH kinase, protein MDTIKSIGIFCKQKPHISQEVLQELVDWLRQRNYQVLMPPDTAAIVQEPSSDGNDDIPGKSDLIIVLGGDGTLLSVARLTENHEVPILAVNLGSLGFLTEVALPELYSTLEKVLKGQSAVEDRMLLRSCLKRHGEVLRSDVSLNDVVINKRDARIVNLEVHVNDQYMTSYRADGLIIATPTGSTAYSLSAGGPIIHPSMNALLLCPICPFTLTNRPIVIPDRAVIQVNLTTQEKVQITLDGQLGYEMTSEETLEVQRGPKPVHLIQAPGKNYYQILRQKLHWGRPAEDRKQ, encoded by the coding sequence GTGGACACCATCAAATCCATCGGCATTTTCTGCAAACAGAAACCCCATATCAGCCAGGAAGTCCTCCAGGAACTGGTGGACTGGCTCCGCCAGCGCAACTACCAGGTTTTGATGCCACCCGATACCGCCGCCATCGTGCAGGAACCCTCCTCCGACGGCAATGACGACATTCCGGGAAAAAGCGATCTGATCATCGTGCTCGGCGGCGATGGCACCCTGCTGAGCGTCGCGCGCCTGACCGAAAACCACGAGGTGCCGATCCTCGCCGTCAACCTCGGCAGTCTTGGGTTTCTCACTGAAGTCGCTCTTCCGGAGCTGTACTCGACGCTTGAAAAGGTGCTGAAAGGGCAGTCTGCGGTGGAAGACCGCATGCTGTTGCGCTCCTGCCTCAAACGGCACGGCGAGGTTCTGCGCAGTGACGTTTCGCTCAACGACGTGGTCATCAACAAACGCGACGCCCGCATCGTGAACCTGGAAGTGCACGTGAACGACCAGTACATGACATCGTACCGCGCCGACGGGTTGATCATCGCCACGCCGACGGGTTCCACCGCGTATTCGCTTTCGGCAGGCGGCCCCATCATTCACCCCAGCATGAACGCCCTGCTGCTTTGCCCCATCTGCCCGTTCACGCTGACCAACCGGCCCATCGTCATTCCCGACCGGGCGGTGATCCAGGTCAATCTGACCACGCAGGAAAAAGTGCAGATCACGCTCGACGGTCAACTCGGTTACGAAATGACCAGCGAGGAAACCCTGGAAGTGCAACGCGGGCCGAAGCCGGTGCACCTCATCCAGGCGCCCGGTAAAAACTATTACCAGATTCTGCGCCAGAAACTGCATTGGGGGCGTCCCGCAGAAGATCGCAAACAATGA
- a CDS encoding MMPL family transporter, with product MIASDEMHTTMTDAQEASEIALAGVAILFIICYREVRKPILAVFSLVLGLAWSMGYTTLSVGHLNIMSVVFTTILIGLGIDFGIHILGRYREERRNGFDSFSAMRETLQKTGRGNLAGAITTAIAFGAMAFTDFIGIAELGVIAAGGILLCFLAMVLTFPACISLEERWLKPKYVKRRYVDLRENLMERFYAHYYLIIFGSLAVLLASAWASQSLRFDYNLLNMQAEGIEAVRYEMKILDNAQRASWNAAFISKSREEARAKYERLKTMTSVGKVEGLFEAVPESQQEKMELIADYAPEIDGYRVAVSNESFSLGALSATMKKIRFKLRKKEKSGPTDEVAEASEWVARFQQDLDSTDAATATERLSAFSKTLFEDYRGRIADLKAAAHPSEVKIDDLPRDLKNRFISEDGRYLTLVYPSINIWEREEMETFLAEMRRIDPDVTGNAVHMYESSRLMIDGYIRGGIYALGAIFLYLLFSLRNLNTTMLVLVPTLAGAVLTLGLMVLYNVNFNMANLVILPLILGIGVVDGVHIVHRYRETPDQGGNVISKSTGMSVVLTSLTTIIGFGSLMVAEHQGVYSVGQVLSLGVGSCMITSITLLPALMKLFHVHGWRI from the coding sequence GTGATCGCGTCGGACGAAATGCACACCACCATGACCGATGCGCAGGAGGCGTCCGAGATCGCGCTGGCGGGGGTCGCCATCCTGTTCATCATCTGTTACCGCGAAGTGCGCAAACCCATCCTCGCCGTGTTCAGCCTGGTGCTGGGGCTGGCGTGGTCGATGGGTTACACGACGCTTTCGGTCGGCCACCTCAACATCATGTCGGTGGTGTTCACCACCATCCTCATCGGACTCGGCATCGACTTCGGCATCCACATCCTCGGACGCTACCGCGAAGAGCGGCGGAATGGATTCGATTCGTTTTCTGCCATGCGCGAGACCTTGCAGAAAACCGGACGTGGAAACCTTGCAGGCGCCATCACCACGGCGATCGCCTTTGGAGCCATGGCGTTCACCGATTTCATCGGCATCGCAGAGCTTGGCGTCATCGCCGCCGGGGGCATCCTGCTCTGTTTCCTGGCCATGGTGCTCACCTTCCCGGCGTGCATCTCACTGGAAGAGCGCTGGCTGAAACCGAAATACGTCAAGCGCCGCTACGTCGACCTGCGCGAAAACCTCATGGAACGTTTTTATGCGCACTATTACTTGATCATCTTCGGGTCGCTCGCGGTCCTGCTGGCGTCGGCGTGGGCGTCTCAGTCCCTGCGTTTCGATTACAACCTGCTCAACATGCAGGCGGAAGGCATCGAAGCGGTGCGTTATGAAATGAAAATCCTCGATAACGCCCAGCGTGCGTCGTGGAATGCGGCGTTCATCTCCAAATCCCGTGAAGAAGCACGGGCGAAATACGAGCGGCTGAAAACCATGACCAGCGTCGGCAAGGTCGAAGGCCTGTTTGAAGCGGTGCCGGAGAGCCAGCAGGAAAAAATGGAACTCATCGCCGATTACGCACCTGAGATCGATGGATACCGTGTCGCAGTTTCCAACGAGTCGTTTTCGCTCGGCGCACTTTCGGCAACGATGAAAAAGATCCGTTTCAAACTGCGCAAGAAGGAAAAAAGCGGGCCGACGGATGAGGTGGCGGAGGCGTCGGAGTGGGTGGCGCGGTTTCAACAGGATCTCGACAGTACGGATGCAGCGACTGCGACCGAACGCCTTTCCGCGTTTTCGAAAACGCTGTTCGAGGATTACCGCGGACGCATCGCCGATCTCAAGGCCGCGGCGCATCCGTCCGAGGTGAAGATCGACGACCTGCCGCGCGACCTCAAAAACCGTTTCATCAGTGAGGACGGGCGCTACCTGACGCTGGTGTATCCCTCGATCAACATCTGGGAGCGGGAGGAGATGGAAACGTTTCTCGCCGAGATGCGGCGCATCGATCCCGACGTCACCGGCAACGCGGTGCACATGTATGAGTCGAGCCGCTTGATGATCGACGGATACATCCGCGGCGGCATCTACGCGCTGGGGGCGATCTTCCTTTATTTGCTCTTTTCACTGCGCAATCTGAATACCACCATGCTGGTTCTGGTGCCGACACTTGCCGGTGCGGTGCTGACCTTGGGCTTGATGGTGCTCTACAACGTCAACTTCAATATGGCCAACCTCGTCATCCTGCCGCTCATCCTCGGAATCGGCGTGGTGGACGGCGTGCACATCGTGCACCGTTACCGGGAGACCCCGGACCAGGGCGGCAACGTCATCTCCAAAAGCACCGGCATGTCCGTGGTGCTGACGTCGCTCACCACCATCATCGGATTCGGCAGTCTCATGGTGGCGGAGCACCAGGGTGTGTACAGCGTCGGGCAGGTGCTGAGCCTCGGCGTCGGCAGTTGCATGATCACGTCGATCACGCTCCTGCCCGCGCTCATGAAACTCTTCCACGTCCACGGCTGGCGGATTTAG
- a CDS encoding acyloxyacyl hydrolase, protein MKQGLRFSGLFVFVLWMGLPSPVGAEGSYFSTDFSSPSVESETPFAQSAPVKYFSKVVLGQSPDPVIPGFMEQFHQGQTLWGFEIGYGFTFDLPPPPPSLGDRTDIEFVYFFPKWKYNLTGVVGDGPYQGALYWVVEGGVVANVTDPEINSVKTDDAPNFVVALVPIQLEYKFLNPHRRWAPFVFGGAGVSVGDFQHGADEISTPFEFVLNTGGGIEYFFENGRAVSFNYHFWHLSNSDIKEPNVGLNAHVFTIGFTF, encoded by the coding sequence ATGAAACAGGGTCTCAGGTTTTCAGGGTTGTTTGTGTTTGTGCTTTGGATGGGGCTGCCTTCTCCGGTGGGCGCCGAGGGCTCCTACTTTTCAACGGACTTTTCCTCGCCCAGCGTGGAATCGGAAACCCCTTTCGCCCAGAGTGCGCCCGTCAAATACTTTTCCAAGGTGGTACTGGGACAGTCCCCGGACCCGGTCATCCCGGGGTTCATGGAACAGTTTCACCAGGGGCAGACCCTGTGGGGATTTGAAATCGGGTACGGCTTCACTTTCGATCTGCCGCCTCCGCCTCCTTCTTTGGGTGACCGCACGGATATCGAGTTCGTTTATTTTTTCCCCAAATGGAAATACAACCTGACCGGAGTGGTGGGAGACGGGCCTTACCAGGGTGCCCTGTACTGGGTGGTCGAAGGTGGCGTGGTGGCGAACGTCACCGACCCGGAAATCAATAGTGTCAAAACCGACGACGCCCCGAATTTCGTCGTGGCGCTGGTGCCGATTCAGCTGGAATACAAATTCCTCAATCCTCACCGCCGCTGGGCGCCGTTCGTTTTCGGCGGCGCGGGGGTGTCGGTAGGCGACTTCCAGCACGGTGCCGATGAAATCAGTACGCCGTTCGAATTTGTTCTTAACACCGGCGGCGGCATCGAATACTTCTTTGAAAACGGCCGGGCGGTGAGTTTCAATTACCATTTCTGGCACCTGTCCAACTCCGACATCAAGGAACCAAACGTCGGCCTGAACGCCCACGTCTTCACCATCGGGTTCACGTTCTAG
- a CDS encoding RNA polymerase sigma factor, which translates to MPTQEEKEQDDLLVRDLKAGSHEAFEKIVESYQRKIYALAFNMTRNQMDAQDITQEVLLSIYKKIDTFQGKSAFSSWVYRITLNATYMKLRNKKKEQYVPLDDILPAFNGTGFQTEKLMDWSDSTDSLLFSNETREIIGKAVDQLPEKEKVVFILRDVEGLSTEKVSEILDLTIAAVKSRLHRARLFLRKKLSHYFEEYQAQGEKKK; encoded by the coding sequence ATGCCGACGCAGGAAGAAAAAGAGCAGGACGATCTGCTGGTCCGGGACCTGAAAGCGGGCAGTCACGAGGCGTTTGAAAAAATCGTTGAGTCGTATCAGCGAAAAATCTATGCCCTCGCGTTCAACATGACTCGCAACCAGATGGATGCCCAGGACATCACGCAGGAAGTGCTTCTCAGCATATACAAAAAGATCGACACGTTTCAGGGCAAGTCCGCATTTTCGAGCTGGGTTTACCGGATCACCCTGAACGCGACATACATGAAGCTTCGCAACAAGAAGAAAGAGCAGTATGTCCCATTAGATGACATTCTGCCCGCCTTCAATGGAACGGGGTTTCAGACCGAAAAATTGATGGACTGGTCGGATTCGACGGATTCCCTGCTGTTCTCCAACGAAACTCGGGAGATCATCGGCAAGGCTGTCGATCAATTGCCGGAAAAAGAGAAGGTGGTGTTCATTCTGCGGGATGTGGAAGGACTCTCCACCGAAAAGGTGAGCGAGATTCTGGACCTGACCATTGCAGCGGTCAAATCGCGACTGCATCGGGCGCGGCTCTTTTTGCGTAAGAAATTGTCTCACTATTTTGAAGAATACCAAGCGCAGGGGGAAAAGAAGAAATGA
- the purH gene encoding bifunctional phosphoribosylaminoimidazolecarboxamide formyltransferase/IMP cyclohydrolase gives MRTIKRALISVSDKTDVVEFAKQLSERGVQILSTGGTARMLEENGIQVIPISDYTGFPEMMGGRIKTLHPKVHGAILGRRDDPEHMQAMKDHGIEPIDLVVINLYPFEATIARDDCTLADAIENIDIGGPTMVRSSAKNYKDVAIVVNPDDYKVVIEEMDANNGEVTEATRQRLSRDAFALTARYDAAINRYLSLQIEGPDSFPPTYQQTFLKVQDLRYGENPHQAAALYREYQTLETDVVQARQLQGKELSFNNFIDMNAAWECAIEFEEPAAVVIKHTNPCGVAIGKDQLDVFIRARETDPVSAFGGVLGFNQVVTAQTAEEILKNFVEVVIAPGFEPEALSLFAAKKNVRVMEMPTAKPNPEKKRLDLKRIGGGLLVQNADDVTLNRTTLKTVTKLQPDDATLRTLEFAWTVAKHVKSNAIIYARDTETVGVGAGQMSRVDSARLAIDKANKPVDGCVMASDAFFPFRDSIDAAAKSGIRAIIQPGGSIRDKEVIEAADDHGIAMVFTGIRHFRH, from the coding sequence ATGCGAACCATCAAACGGGCGCTGATCAGCGTCTCTGACAAGACGGATGTCGTCGAATTCGCCAAGCAGTTGAGCGAACGCGGTGTGCAGATTCTTTCCACCGGCGGTACGGCGCGGATGCTGGAAGAAAACGGCATCCAGGTCATTCCCATTTCCGATTACACGGGATTCCCGGAAATGATGGGCGGCCGGATCAAAACCCTGCACCCGAAGGTGCACGGGGCCATCCTGGGGCGCCGCGACGACCCCGAACACATGCAGGCGATGAAGGACCACGGCATCGAACCCATTGATCTGGTCGTCATCAACCTGTACCCGTTCGAGGCGACCATCGCACGGGACGATTGCACGCTGGCCGACGCGATCGAGAATATCGATATCGGCGGTCCGACGATGGTGCGTTCCTCCGCGAAGAATTACAAAGACGTCGCCATTGTGGTCAATCCGGACGACTACAAGGTGGTCATCGAGGAAATGGACGCCAACAATGGAGAAGTGACGGAGGCCACGCGCCAGCGGCTGAGCCGCGATGCGTTTGCCCTGACCGCGCGCTACGATGCGGCCATCAACCGTTACCTGTCCCTGCAGATCGAGGGTCCGGACAGTTTTCCGCCCACCTACCAGCAGACTTTTCTCAAGGTTCAGGACCTGCGTTACGGCGAAAACCCGCATCAGGCGGCGGCCTTGTACCGTGAGTACCAGACGCTGGAGACGGATGTGGTGCAGGCGCGGCAGCTGCAGGGCAAGGAACTGTCGTTCAACAACTTCATCGACATGAACGCAGCATGGGAATGCGCCATCGAGTTTGAAGAGCCGGCGGCGGTGGTCATCAAGCACACCAACCCGTGCGGCGTCGCCATCGGAAAGGACCAACTGGATGTGTTCATCCGGGCGCGGGAGACGGACCCCGTCTCCGCATTCGGTGGAGTGTTGGGATTCAACCAGGTGGTCACGGCCCAGACGGCGGAAGAGATCCTCAAAAACTTCGTGGAAGTCGTCATTGCCCCGGGTTTCGAGCCGGAAGCCCTGTCCCTGTTCGCCGCCAAGAAAAACGTGCGTGTGATGGAGATGCCCACGGCGAAACCCAACCCCGAAAAGAAACGCCTCGACCTGAAACGCATTGGTGGCGGTCTGCTGGTGCAGAATGCGGACGACGTCACGCTCAACCGCACCACGCTCAAAACGGTGACCAAACTGCAACCGGACGATGCCACCCTTCGCACGCTGGAATTCGCGTGGACCGTCGCCAAGCACGTCAAATCCAACGCCATCATTTACGCCCGCGATACCGAGACCGTCGGTGTCGGTGCGGGTCAGATGAGTCGCGTGGACTCCGCTCGCCTCGCCATCGACAAGGCCAACAAGCCGGTGGATGGATGCGTGATGGCCTCCGACGCCTTCTTCCCGTTCCGCGACTCCATCGACGCTGCGGCGAAAAGCGGCATCCGGGCCATCATCCAGCCCGGCGGCTCTATCCGTGACAAGGAAGTGATCGAAGCTGCGGACGACCACGGCATCGCCATGGTGTTCACCGGCATCCGCCACTTCCGACACTGA
- a CDS encoding bifunctional nuclease family protein, whose translation MVEMKVDGLTLDPLTNMPIIILKDLEGNRALPIWVGFFEANAIALEIEKISTPRPMTHDLMKNLIGNMKAEINHILVSELKDNTFYAVISMVHGGSTLNIDSRPSDAIALALRTKSPIFVNEEVIEAAKSLDLPDTSKASPEDKDQWKKWLDNIKPQDFGNL comes from the coding sequence ATGGTTGAAATGAAAGTAGATGGGCTCACGCTGGATCCCTTGACGAATATGCCCATCATCATTCTCAAGGATCTGGAAGGCAATCGTGCCCTGCCGATTTGGGTCGGGTTTTTCGAAGCGAACGCCATCGCCCTTGAGATCGAAAAAATCTCCACCCCGCGTCCCATGACCCACGACCTGATGAAGAATCTCATCGGCAACATGAAAGCAGAGATCAACCACATCCTCGTCAGCGAACTCAAGGACAACACTTTCTACGCCGTCATTTCCATGGTTCACGGTGGAAGCACATTGAACATCGATTCGCGGCCAAGCGACGCCATCGCCCTGGCGCTTCGCACAAAGTCTCCCATCTTCGTAAACGAAGAAGTCATCGAGGCGGCCAAAAGCCTGGACCTTCCCGACACCAGCAAAGCCTCTCCTGAAGACAAGGACCAGTGGAAGAAGTGGCTGGACAACATCAAGCCGCAGGACTTCGGCAACCTCTGA